CTGTCATCGGGCGTCATGATTTAAGGAGGAATTGAGAAATGCCGAGAGCAAAAGGCGGCCCCAAAACGAGGGCCAGAAGAAAAAGAGTGCTCAACCTGGCCGAAGGGTATTGGGGAGCAAAATCGAAGCTGTTCCGCTCCGCTACTGAGGCTGTTGACCGTGCGCTGAAGTACGCTTATCGCGACCGCAAGGCCCGGAAGAGGGATTTCCGCAGGCTCTGGATCGCGCGTATTAATGCCGCTGCAAGACAGAACGGCGTGACCTACAGCAGGTTCATGGCAGGTCTGGCCAAGAACGGTGTGGTCATTGACAGAAAGATCCTTGCCGATCTGGCAATTACGGATCCCGCTGGCTTTACCAAGCTCGTGGAGACCGCAAAAACAGCTTCGTAGAAGTCAGCGAAGGAGAACCACGAGGTCTCGATCCTGTCGGGGGTACGCAAGGGGGAAATACGGGTGAAAAGCTGTAAATCCATCTCTGCGATCCTCCCCAGTTTTACCCTGTGTCAGCAATGTAGACTGTGGTTCACCCTGCATTCGACCATGATCGGCCCCGGTTTCCGGGGCCTTTTTTGTTGACTTCTCGCGGCATTTCGGTTAAAAAACAACTCAGATATGATGATACGCGGCCGTTCAAGCATCGCGGCCTGCATGGCTTGCTTCTTCCTGCTGGTCCTTAGCTCACCCGCATTCCCGTCTTACAATTCCGAAGCCGGGCGCCAGTATGCTGTCGCCTCTCAACGCCTCGCTGACCTCAAAAAATCAAGCAAAAAGAAGAAATACCGCTCCTACTGGATTGATTGCATACGCACCTTCGCGATGGTCGAAAAAAAGTATCCCAGGAGCCCGAGCGCTGCCGATGCCTGTTTCGACGGGGCATCGCTCTATCAGGAGCTCTACCAGTTCAGCAAATACTCGCGCGACCTCGATTCAGCCATGCAATCCTACGGGAAGTGCCAGTCCTCCTATCCCCGGCATGCGAAGGCTCCGGAAGCGCTGTACCACGTCATCGATCTCTCCGCCGAGTTCCAGAAAAGCCCGTCCGCTGCAGCAAAAGCATATGCAAAGCTTGCCGAGGTGTACCCTGACAGCCCCTGGACAGGCAAAGCGAAGATTAGGCTCGGCATTTCTACGCGTAGCACAAAACCGGAACCGGAGATAAAAAAAATGCCAGTGCCGGTGCTGAGCGCGAGGAAGCCCAAAACGCCTGGCGTAGTACAAAAGATCCGGTACTGGTCGGGAGGGGCCTATACCCGCATCGTGATCGAACAGAACAGTCCGGCCAGATTCCAGGCACAGGAGCTTAAAAAACCGGACCGTCTGGTTTTCGACCTTTTCAACGCACGGCTTGGCTCCTCGGTCGATAAAGACCCGCTGTCGGTGAACGACGGCATCCTGAAACAGGTCCGCGCCAGCCAGTACGCACCAGATATCGTGCGGGTTGTGCTCGACCTTGCGAGCATCAAGAGCTACGCAGCTTTTCCCCTTCGCGATCCTGAACG
This window of the Nitrospirota bacterium genome carries:
- the rplT gene encoding 50S ribosomal protein L20, which gives rise to MPRAKGGPKTRARRKRVLNLAEGYWGAKSKLFRSATEAVDRALKYAYRDRKARKRDFRRLWIARINAAARQNGVTYSRFMAGLAKNGVVIDRKILADLAITDPAGFTKLVETAKTAS